The Tautonia plasticadhaerens nucleotide sequence GGCCGCGGTCGAAGTCTCGGGCGAGGTCCACGGGGTCGAGTTCGGCCGGGCCCGCCCCGACGCCGGAGGCCCCGAAGGCCCCGGTGGTCGACCCCGGCTGGCCCCTGCCGACGCCCGACTACCTCGTGCCGTTCCTCTCCCAGGCCCTCCGCTTCGACCCCGAGCCCCGCCCCCACCTCGACGTGCTCCTGCAAATGGCGATTGCCGCCAAGGACCCCGAGGCGGTGCTCCGCTGGTACGACCGGATGAAGGCCGAGCCGTCGCGGTCCCCCTACTCCTACGACCACGCGCGGGCCTACGCCGATCGGGTGGCCGGGGCGGTGGCCGACTCCCATCCCGACCGGGCGATCGCCATCTACCGCGATGCGCTGGACGCCCAGCTCCCCCACGCCCGGCCCTCGGCCTACGAGGCCGCCGCCGGCTACCTCCGGAAGCTCCGGCCGCTGTACATGGCCGTGGGACGGCCGGAGGAGTGGGAGGTGCTACTCTCCTCGATCCGGGAGTCGTACCGCAACCGCCCCCGGTTCATGGAGCAGCTCGACCGCCTCGACGGCCGCCCGATCGTCCAGTCCCCCCGGGGCCGGTCTCGGTCGGGCCCGAACGGGCGACGCCGTTGAGGGGGCGAGGCGACGCGACGCGGGGGCCCGGCCCGCCGGGGCTTTGCCCTCCCGGCGGGGTCGGCGAGGCTCCAGGGCGGTCCGACCGGGACCAGTCCCGGGCCCCGGACGGGGGCCGCGGACCGATCGGCGAGCGCCGAATCAGGGGCGGTGGCCGTTGGTCTCTCGGGACTCGCTCAGCTCCTTGAGCGTCTCGGTGGCGCGCTCGACGTTGTTGCGGATGATGTCGACCATCTCCTCGCCCAACTCGCTCTCGAAGTTCGACTTGCGGATCGCGTTCGCGGCCGAGGAGATGGCGCTGAGCCGGTTCCGGAGGTCGTGGACCACCTCGCGGAGGTCGGTGGGGTCTGGCATGGAGTCCTCGAAAGCTCGCCAGTCGGAGGGCGTGGTCGGCGGGATCGCAACCCGGCGGGATCGGGGGGAGGGATCCACGATGTGAAACATTTTTATGCAACTTTCATGCCAGCCCCCGCGAGACCGAGGCCCGAGTTGCCGACGGGGGCGACCCCTGCGTAGGCTGTCGGGGTCGGGGTCGGCTACGGATCCCGCAACTCGGGCCTCGGTCGCGCGGCCGGGGCCGGGCGGATCGATCCGGGGGCGAAGGGGGCAGCGATGGGCCGGATGGTCCTGATCGTGGCGGCCGGGTGGGCCGCGCTGCTCTGCGGGTGCTTCGTCCTGGGGCTGGGCCCCGGCGGGGGAGGGGGGCACGGCGCGATCGGCTGGGGAGCGACCGCGGCCGGGGTGCTCGTCCATGCGTCGGCGGTGGCCGTCCTGCGGGTCGTCGGCCGTCGGGTCCGAGGGGCCGAGCGGTCCCATCCCCCCGCCTCGCCGGGCGGTCGGTTCGGCCCCCGGGCGGCCCGGAACGCCGACCGGGTCGTGCCGATCGCCGGCTCGGCCCCGCTGCTGCTCCTGCTCGCCGCCCTGACCGGCCCGACGGCCCGCCCGACCCCGCCCGGCGAGGCGGGCCTCGGGCACCTCGCCCTCTGCTCGGTGGCCCTCGGCTTCAACCTCGCCGCCCTCGCGATCGAGGTCGTCTCGATCCGATCCCAGCTCCGGTTGCTGCGCGACGCCTCCTCCCCGGCCGACCCCCCGGGCCCGACCCCCGACCGCCGATCGGTCGCCCCCGGCACGTCCCCGGGCCGGCCCCCCTGATCGGGGCGGGAGGCCGGCCGGCCGATCGCCCCGGTCCCGCCCGTCACCCCGGGGACGCGGGCCCGAGCCGACGCGACTCGACGTGAGCCGGTGAAACTCCGATGGCGGATCCCGACCGCTTTGGACTACCATCCAGGGGCGAGGTCGCCCCCACCGGTCGGGTCCCCGAGGTCCCGGGCCGATCCCCGGCCCCTGGTCCCCGGTCGACGGCCCCCGGTCCCGAGGCCGACGGCGTCCGCCCGTCCTCGGTCCCGGCCCCGCCGACCCGGCCTCCGTCGCCCCGCCCCCCCGAGCCGGACCCGGCCTCGACGCCGATCCTCGATCCCGCCGCGCCCGACGCCGCGGGGACCCGCCGCACCCGGAGCGCCTCCCGCCGATGTCGCCCCTGCTGGTCATCGTCTCGATCGTCCTGGTCGATCTGCTCGGCTTCTCGCTGGTCATGCCGCTGTTGCCGAGGTATGCGGAGCTGTACGGCTTCGACGAGCGGATGATCGGCGCCCTGCTCGCCGCCTTCCCGCTCTGCCAGCTCGTCGCCGGGCCGGTGCTCGGCCGCCTGAGCGACCGCTACGGCCGCCGGCCGATCCTGCTGATCAGCCAGGTCGGCACGACGGCCTCCTTCCTGATGATCGGCCTGAGCGACTCCTTCGTCCTGATGCTGCTGGGCCGGATGCTCGACGGCTTCTCCGGCGGGAACATCCTGGTGGCCCAGGCGTACATCGCCGACGTGACGAAGCCGGAGGGGCGCTCCAGGGGGCTGGGGCTCATCGGCGCCGCCTTCGGCGTGGGGTTCGTGCTCGGCCCGCTGCTGGGGGGCGTGCTCGTCTCGCTGCCGATCGGCCCGACCTGGCAGCTCCGCCTGCCCTTCCTGGTGGCCGCCGGGTTCTCGACGGCCGCCTGGATCCTGACCATCTTCTGGCTGCCGGAATCCCGCCCCCCCGGGGAACGGGGGGGGCCGGACGCCTCCCGGGCCGCCGCGAGGGCCCCCAGCTGGCTGGGCGTCTTCCGGGCCCTGGGGGACCGCCGGGCCGGCCCCCTGGTGCTGCTGGGGGCCCTGCTCGTGCTCTCGTTCGCCAGCCTGGAGGGGACCTTCAGCCTGTTCCTGGAGCGTCGGATGGGCTGGTCGGCCGGGATCGCGGCCTACTGGTTCGCGGGCCTGGGGCTGGTCAGCGCCCTGATGCAGGGGGGGCTGATCCGCCGCCTCGTCCCCCGGTTCGGCGAGGCCCGGCTCATCCCCGCGGGGCTGCTCCTGCTGGCCGGGGGGCTGGCCGCGCTGGCCGTCTCCGACGAGGTCGCCGGCCTGGCCGCGGCCGTGCTGCTGGTCGGCCTCGGCCAGGGGATGGCGGCGCCGACGATCTCGGGGCTGCTCTCCCGGGGCGTCCCCCCCGACCGCCAGGGCCGGATCTTCGGCGCCTTGCTCTCGGCCCAGACGCTCGCCCGGCTGGTGAACTACCAGGCCTCCAACGAGCTGCTCGGCCGCCTCGGCCCGGCCGCCCCCTACTGGCTCGGCGCCGCCATCGGCGGCCTCGCCCTGGCCCTCTGCCCCTGGGCGATCCGGGCCTCGGGCAAGCCCGCCGACCCCCCGGACGAGTTCCCCCGGGCCGCCGTCCCCGCCGAGGAACCCGCCGCCCGGGATGCCTGAGCCCGAATCGCCGGCATGACGGTCCGTCCCCCGGCGTCGCAGGCGACCGGCCGGGCGGCCGTACGCCCGGCGATTCGGTCGCCGATCGTCGTCCGTCCGACAGTCGTCCGGGGAATCCGTCGCAATTCCCCGGGCCGGCGTGTAAGAAAAGGGGCGGCGTGTTGTGTCCCTCGGGTGGAGGGCGTTGGGCCTTGGCTGACTCTCCAGAAACCCGGCCGAGCCTGCTGGTCCGCCTCGGGTTACCCCGGGACGACCGGGCGTGGGAGGAGTTCGTGGAGCTGTACGGCCCGCTGGTCCGCCGACTGGCCCGGCGCAGCGGGTTGCAGGAGACCGACGCCGACGACCTGGCCCAGGACGTCTTCCGGGCCGTGGCCGGGGCGATCGACCGCTGGGATCCGGACCCCTCCCGGGGGTCGTTCCGGGCCTGGCTCTCCCGGATTTCCCGCAACCTGATCGTCAACCTGATCGCCGCCCGACGCCGGCACCCGGCCGGCACGGGGGCCGGGGGGACCGACATGGTGGCGATGCTCCACGCCCAGCCCTCCTCCGACGAGGACTCGGCCCTCTTCGACCTCGAATACCGCCGTCGCCTCTTCGCCCTGGCGGCCGATCGCGTCCGGGGCACCGTCCGGGGGGCCACCTGGCAGGCCTTCTGGAGGACCGGCGTCGAGGGCCAGGACGCCCGGGCCGTGGCCGAGGCGCTGGGCCTCAGCCCCGGCGCGGTCTACGTGGCGAGGAGCCGGGTCATGGCCCGGCTCCGTCGGGAGATCGAGGCCATCGAGGGGGACGGGTGAGACCGCATTGCCTGGAAGACACGCCTTCGGGTGGCTGGGGTCTCGCGGACGAGACCCCGGTCGCCGAGGCCACCGGACCGGGGTCTCGCGGACGAGACCCCGGCCACCCGACGGACCGGGGTCTCGCGGACGAGACCCCGGCCACCCGAACGTGATTGATTCAGGCGATTCCGTATGTGACGCCCCGCCCGCCGAGGACGCCGACGACCCAGGACGAGGAACCGCGCCATGCCGACCTGCCCCCTCGACGGCGACCCCGGCCGCCTCAACCTGCTGCTCTCCGGCGACCTGCCCGAGGCCGAGCAGGCCGAGCTGGCCGACCATCTCGAAGCCTGCGAGCCCTGCCGCAAGGCCCTCGACGCCCTCTCGGCCCGCAGCGGCCTCTGGGAGGACCTCGCCCTGCTCCGGGACCCGGCGCCGGACTCGGACCCCGAGCTGGAGATCCGGGACGCCGAGGCCGAGGCCGTCGCCCTGCTCGAGCCGGCCGACGCCCCTGAGGCCCTCGGCCGGCTCGGCCGCTACGACGTGCTCCGGGTGGTCGGCCGGGGGGGGATGGGCGTGGTCTTCCAGGCGGTCGACCGCTCGCTCGACCGCCCGGTGGCGATCAAGATCCTCGCCCCCGCCCTGGCCGCCACCGGCGCCGCCCGCCGCCGGTTCGCCCGGGAGGCGAAGGCCGCCGCGGCGGTCGTCCACGAGCATGTGGTGACGATCCACGCCGTCGACGCCACCCCGAGGGGCATCCCCTATCTCGTGATGGAGTACGTCGACGGCCGGTCGGCCCAGGCCCTCGTCGACGGCGATCGGGCCCCCGAACTGGCCGAGATCCTCCGGATCGGCTCCCAGGCCGCCCGGGGGCTGGCCGCCGCCCACGCCCAGGGGCTGATCCACCGCGACATCAAGCCGGCCAACCTGCTGCTGGAGGACGGCGTCGAGCGGGTCAAGCTCACCGACTTCGGCCTCGCCCGGGCCGTCGACGACGCCTCCATGACCCAGACGGGCGTCGTCGCCGGGACCCCGCAATACATGTCCCCCGAGCAGGCCCGGGGCGACCCGGTCGACCACCGGACCGACCTCTTCAGCCTCGGCAGCGTCCTGTATGCCCTCTGCACCGGCCGGGCCCCGTTCCGGGGCAGCTCCAGCCTGGGGACCCTGAGGCGCGTCAGCGAGCAGGACCCCGAGCCGATCGCCTCGCACAACCCCGAGATCCCCGCCTGGCTCGCCACGATCGTCTCCCGGCTCCAGGCCAAGGCCCCGGCCGACCGCTACCGGTCGGCCGACGAGGTGGCCGACCTGCTCGGCCGCTGCCTCGCCCACGTCCGGCAGCCCGCCACGGTCCCCCTCCCGGCCGGGCTCGCCCGACGGCCCGGGAGACGCCGAGTCGCCGCCCTGGGCACCCTCGCGGCCTGCGTGCTCCTGCTCGCCTCGCTGGCCCACTCCGACGTCCGGGCCGCCGCCCAGGAGGCCGCCGACTCCCTCGCCGTCGTCCTCCGCCTGAAGACCCCCTCCGGCGTCCTCGTCATCGAGACCGACGACCCCGGCGTCTCGATCCGCCTCGACGGCTCGGACCTGATCGTCGCCGGCGCCGGGGTGAAGGAGCTGAAGCTCGACGTCGGCCCGCACAGCGTCGAGGCGATCCGCGACGGCGAAGTCATCCGCGAGGAACTCGTCACCATCACCCGGGGGGACCGCACGCTCCTCTCCATCCGTCGCGAAGGTGAAGGGAGGCTGGAGACGGCGGAGACCGTCGGGCGACAGGACCCGATCGATGAAGTCATCTCCTCCATGTCGGCCCGGCCCCCGACCATGGAGGAGTATCGGGCCAACCCGGGGTTGATGGGCAGCTCCATTCCCCGGGAGAAGACGAGGCGGCCGGGCGACGGCGCGATGGATCGAGGAATGGCGTCGGACCTCCTGTACCCGGGCCTGAGGTTCGCCCCCCCTCGGGGGGCCGGCCGCTTCTCGACCGAACCGCAAGAGCCCGGGACGGATTCCCCGGAGACGGCGGCCCGACGCCTCGCCGAGGCGCTGGAACGCCTCCCGGCCGAGCCCACCGAGGACGACGGCCGCACCCGGATGCAGATTTACCTGAGGGATCTCCAGGGGGACCGGGTGACGCTCATCGCCGACGAGCCGATCCGGGGGCTGACCCGCACCTCGACGCCCACCTGGTCCCCCGACGGGACCCGGATCGCCTTCCACGCGACCCCGGACAACGACGGGTCCCGCTCCCAGATCCTTTTCCTCCAGGCCGAGGACGGCTGGCCGGTCGTCCGCGCGTTCGCGCATCAGGGGATCAGCAGCCCGAACTTCTCCCCCGACGGCCGTACCATCGCCTATCTCAAGTGGTCCGGCCCCGACTCCGGCACCTGGCTGATGCAGTCCGACGGCTCGGGCAGCCGCCGGGTCGCCGACTTCGGCTCCCCCTACTGGTCGCCCGACGGCACCCGGCTGATGCTCCATCCCTTCTCCGAGCAGCCGACCCGGACCCGGGTCCACGACCTCAGGACCGGGGAGGAGGAGATCATCCAGGTCGACGGATTCGAGATGATCTCCTGGCCGAGCTGGGTCGATGCCGACACGGTCGTGGCGACCCTGAACACCGGCGCGGACAAGGACGACGAGCGGCTCGTCCTGCTGGACGTGACCGACCCGAGCGACTCAAAGGTCGTCCGGGTGCTCTGGGAGCGGGGCCCGGACCAGGACGTCGTCCCGCGATGGCCGGCCATGCGCCCCTCGACGGGCGAGTTCTTCTTCGCCGGCGTGGTGCAGGAGCCGGATCTGCGGAACCTCTACCGCCTCTTACCCGACGAGTCTCCCCTGGCCGTCCCGATGCAGCCCGAACCCCGGGAAGACCACCTCGGCGAACTCGCCTTCTCCCCCGACGGGCGCTACCTCCTCTTCAACGCCAATCGCCGCGACCGCCAGTTGGTTGAGCGGCTCCGGGAGGGCGAGGAAGAGGCCCTGATCGGCCGCGGGCGGGGCGTGCCGATCTCTCCCCTGGGCTACTCAGAACTCGTGCCCGAGCCGACCCCGGCCGAGGAAGTCCACCGCCTTGCCGAGGCCCTGAAGATCCACCCGGCCCAGCCCAGCGAGGACCGGCAGATGGGCCAGCAGCCGAATTACCGGATGCAGCTTTATATGAAGGATCTCCGGGGAGGAGAGGTCACGCTCGTCGCCGACGAGCCGCTCACCGGATACCCCGACTCCTTCTCCCCGGTCTGGTCCCCGGACGGGACCCGGATCGCCTTCCACGCGGGCAAGACCTTCCGGTGGACGGACTCCGAGCTGTTCGTGCTGGAGGCCCCGGACGGCCGGCCGGCCGTCACCTCGCTGGGTGCGGGCAGCAGCCCCTCCTGGTCCCCGGACGGGACCCGGATCGCCTTCCTCCGCTGGGAGGAGTTCGATTCCGACGCCAACCCGGTCAACGGGGCCTGGGTGATGGACGCCGACGGCTCGGACCGCCGCCGGGTCGCCGACCGAGGGGCCCCGTTCTGGTCCCCCGGCGGGGGCAAGCTGCTGATCAACCCCATGCCGGAACCCGGCCCGATCCGCATCTTCAACCTCGAGCGCGGCAGCGAGCTGGAGGTCAAGGTCGAGGGCCTGCAATTCATCTCCTGGCCGCGCTGGGCCGACGACGAGACGCTGGTGGCGACCCTCAACACCTCCCGGGCCGCCGGCGACGAGCGGCTGGTCCTGCTCGACGTGAACGACCCCCCGAACGCGACCCTCAAGCGGATCCTCTGGCAACGGGGGCCGGGCCAGGATCTCCTGCCCCGCTGGCCCATGGTCGGGGAAGTCCCCGGGAACTACTTCTTCATCGGCGTGGGAGAAGGGAACACGAGGGGCATCTACCGGGTGCTGCGCGGGGAGCCCGGCCCGCCCGCCCCGGCCGAGACGGTCGACGCCACCCGTCACGACGGCAAGGGGGGCCTCTCCATCTCTCCCGACGGCCGTTACCTCCTCTTCAACGCCAACCGCCCCGACCGGGCCGGGGCGGGGCGGAAACCCGAGCCAGAGGAGGAGCTGGGGGCCGCCATCCGGGCCGCCCCCGACCTCAATCTCATCTTGCCCGACCCGGTCGAGGAGGCCGACCGCCTCGCCCAGGCGCTGCGACGCAGCCCGGTCGAGCCGAGCGAGGCCGACGGCCGCACCCGGATGCAGATCTACATGCGTGATCTGGAGACCGGCGAGGTCACGTTGATCGCCGACGAGTCGCTCACGGGGCTGGCCGTCTCCGTCATCCCC carries:
- a CDS encoding MFS transporter, with protein sequence MSPLLVIVSIVLVDLLGFSLVMPLLPRYAELYGFDERMIGALLAAFPLCQLVAGPVLGRLSDRYGRRPILLISQVGTTASFLMIGLSDSFVLMLLGRMLDGFSGGNILVAQAYIADVTKPEGRSRGLGLIGAAFGVGFVLGPLLGGVLVSLPIGPTWQLRLPFLVAAGFSTAAWILTIFWLPESRPPGERGGPDASRAAARAPSWLGVFRALGDRRAGPLVLLGALLVLSFASLEGTFSLFLERRMGWSAGIAAYWFAGLGLVSALMQGGLIRRLVPRFGEARLIPAGLLLLAGGLAALAVSDEVAGLAAAVLLVGLGQGMAAPTISGLLSRGVPPDRQGRIFGALLSAQTLARLVNYQASNELLGRLGPAAPYWLGAAIGGLALALCPWAIRASGKPADPPDEFPRAAVPAEEPAARDA
- a CDS encoding protein kinase domain-containing protein; this translates as MPTCPLDGDPGRLNLLLSGDLPEAEQAELADHLEACEPCRKALDALSARSGLWEDLALLRDPAPDSDPELEIRDAEAEAVALLEPADAPEALGRLGRYDVLRVVGRGGMGVVFQAVDRSLDRPVAIKILAPALAATGAARRRFAREAKAAAAVVHEHVVTIHAVDATPRGIPYLVMEYVDGRSAQALVDGDRAPELAEILRIGSQAARGLAAAHAQGLIHRDIKPANLLLEDGVERVKLTDFGLARAVDDASMTQTGVVAGTPQYMSPEQARGDPVDHRTDLFSLGSVLYALCTGRAPFRGSSSLGTLRRVSEQDPEPIASHNPEIPAWLATIVSRLQAKAPADRYRSADEVADLLGRCLAHVRQPATVPLPAGLARRPGRRRVAALGTLAACVLLLASLAHSDVRAAAQEAADSLAVVLRLKTPSGVLVIETDDPGVSIRLDGSDLIVAGAGVKELKLDVGPHSVEAIRDGEVIREELVTITRGDRTLLSIRREGEGRLETAETVGRQDPIDEVISSMSARPPTMEEYRANPGLMGSSIPREKTRRPGDGAMDRGMASDLLYPGLRFAPPRGAGRFSTEPQEPGTDSPETAARRLAEALERLPAEPTEDDGRTRMQIYLRDLQGDRVTLIADEPIRGLTRTSTPTWSPDGTRIAFHATPDNDGSRSQILFLQAEDGWPVVRAFAHQGISSPNFSPDGRTIAYLKWSGPDSGTWLMQSDGSGSRRVADFGSPYWSPDGTRLMLHPFSEQPTRTRVHDLRTGEEEIIQVDGFEMISWPSWVDADTVVATLNTGADKDDERLVLLDVTDPSDSKVVRVLWERGPDQDVVPRWPAMRPSTGEFFFAGVVQEPDLRNLYRLLPDESPLAVPMQPEPREDHLGELAFSPDGRYLLFNANRRDRQLVERLREGEEEALIGRGRGVPISPLGYSELVPEPTPAEEVHRLAEALKIHPAQPSEDRQMGQQPNYRMQLYMKDLRGGEVTLVADEPLTGYPDSFSPVWSPDGTRIAFHAGKTFRWTDSELFVLEAPDGRPAVTSLGAGSSPSWSPDGTRIAFLRWEEFDSDANPVNGAWVMDADGSDRRRVADRGAPFWSPGGGKLLINPMPEPGPIRIFNLERGSELEVKVEGLQFISWPRWADDETLVATLNTSRAAGDERLVLLDVNDPPNATLKRILWQRGPGQDLLPRWPMVGEVPGNYFFIGVGEGNTRGIYRVLRGEPGPPAPAETVDATRHDGKGGLSISPDGRYLLFNANRPDRAGAGRKPEPEEELGAAIRAAPDLNLILPDPVEEADRLAQALRRSPVEPSEADGRTRMQIYMRDLETGEVTLIADESLTGLAVSVIPDWSPDGRRIAFHANPDFNYRRSQMFALEARDGRRTLTPLGPGDSPNYSPDGTLIAFAQWHGSGPDPGVWLMDAEGGDRRRVSDVGAPYWSPSGEKLLIHDFSDPTSSRIKDLATRHEEVVRVAGFEFVSWPSWVDERTLVAPISTGKSSADDRLVLLDISNPSHAEITRVLCERGPDQDVVPRWPLKRASMEEYLFVGVEGSTPGDRGDLRNLYRLSPDRPDRAVPVQDQGHRDLLGGLSFSPDGRYLLFNANRPDRR
- a CDS encoding histidine kinase dimerization/phospho-acceptor domain-containing protein, which produces MPDPTDLREVVHDLRNRLSAISSAANAIRKSNFESELGEEMVDIIRNNVERATETLKELSESRETNGHRP
- a CDS encoding RNA polymerase sigma factor, which codes for MADSPETRPSLLVRLGLPRDDRAWEEFVELYGPLVRRLARRSGLQETDADDLAQDVFRAVAGAIDRWDPDPSRGSFRAWLSRISRNLIVNLIAARRRHPAGTGAGGTDMVAMLHAQPSSDEDSALFDLEYRRRLFALAADRVRGTVRGATWQAFWRTGVEGQDARAVAEALGLSPGAVYVARSRVMARLRREIEAIEGDG